The following are encoded together in the Planctobacterium marinum genome:
- a CDS encoding MFS transporter yields the protein MKFQGLRWWVILLIAIATIINYIDRQALSVLWPDIVEDLFPDESALERKQIYANISVVFVFAYAFGQAIFGKIFDWVGTRVGFVLSIGVWSLATIAHAFAQGVMSLSIFRAILGVAEAGNWPGAAKSNAEWFPTKERALAQGIFNSGAAIGGIIAIPLIAYLTVYFSWQMVFVVVGSLGFIWLLPWLILVKAPPGSHPWITEEEKQYILTGQKVTTDDAAQDTAEQDEYCPDLRELLSRKESWGVIIASAAIDPIWWLFVFWIPIYLNEVYAMDVQAIGIYGWVPYVGAMFGAWFGGILAQNRLKAGWDTDKTRKLTITLGCLIMLPALLAMANPGEPEIAVLIMAVILFGFQTAIGNVQTLPSDLLGKKAVGTLAGFAGMAAKLGAVGLTSLVPILTADGNYTSAFVIGASLAITAAAAVWLLIPKITPLSKVK from the coding sequence GTGAAATTTCAAGGATTACGTTGGTGGGTGATACTGCTCATTGCTATCGCTACCATTATTAATTATATCGACAGACAAGCCTTAAGCGTGCTTTGGCCAGATATTGTCGAGGACTTATTCCCTGATGAGTCGGCGCTGGAGCGCAAGCAGATCTACGCTAACATCTCAGTGGTGTTTGTGTTTGCCTACGCATTTGGACAAGCCATATTCGGAAAAATCTTTGATTGGGTGGGTACTCGTGTTGGTTTTGTGTTGTCCATCGGCGTCTGGTCTTTGGCTACTATTGCCCACGCGTTTGCGCAAGGCGTAATGAGCTTGAGTATCTTCCGCGCTATTTTAGGTGTGGCAGAAGCGGGTAACTGGCCCGGTGCGGCTAAATCTAACGCTGAATGGTTCCCCACAAAAGAGCGGGCTTTGGCGCAGGGCATCTTTAACTCAGGCGCGGCCATTGGCGGTATTATTGCCATTCCTCTAATCGCTTATCTGACGGTTTATTTTAGCTGGCAAATGGTGTTTGTGGTGGTGGGCTCTTTGGGGTTTATCTGGCTCTTGCCATGGTTGATTTTAGTCAAAGCGCCGCCGGGTAGTCATCCCTGGATCACTGAAGAAGAGAAGCAATATATTCTTACAGGACAAAAAGTCACAACAGACGACGCTGCGCAAGATACTGCTGAGCAAGATGAGTATTGTCCTGATTTGCGAGAGTTGTTGTCGCGCAAAGAAAGCTGGGGCGTAATCATTGCATCAGCGGCAATTGATCCTATCTGGTGGCTGTTTGTTTTCTGGATACCGATTTACCTCAATGAAGTTTATGCCATGGATGTTCAGGCCATCGGTATTTATGGCTGGGTGCCTTATGTCGGTGCCATGTTTGGCGCCTGGTTTGGTGGCATTCTGGCACAGAATCGCCTGAAGGCGGGCTGGGACACAGATAAAACCCGTAAACTTACAATTACCCTTGGTTGTTTGATCATGCTTCCCGCGCTGTTGGCAATGGCCAATCCCGGTGAGCCCGAAATTGCGGTGTTGATCATGGCGGTGATCTTATTTGGATTTCAAACGGCCATCGGCAATGTACAAACGCTACCCAGTGATCTGTTGGGCAAAAAAGCAGTGGGTACCCTGGCGGGCTTTGCGGGTATGGCGGCCAAACTCGGTGCGGTGGGTTTAACTTCACTGGTGCCGATATTAACTGCGGATGGAAACTACACTTCTGCCTTTGTTATTGGTGCTAGCTTGGCGATTACCGCGGCGGCCGCTGTATGGTTATTGATCCCCAAAATTACACCGCTGAGCAAGGTGAAATAG
- a CDS encoding heparinase II/III domain-containing protein, with translation MNKSLRAWVLLCLAGCVYTVNVQAQHPNLVITSEDVRAMREAVTQSGGFAEAFQELVSQVEGLMSQPIQVPTPQDGGGGYSHERHKKNYQLMYNAAVLYQLTENTAYAKFVADMLLQYAAMYPDLPLHPKRKMNFQNPGKLYWQSLNEAMWLVYTIQAYDMIAASLEPADKASIIQKLLRPMALFLSEGQPSTFDKVHNHGTWATAAVGMTGYVLGEAEWVEKALYGLDKSGKSGFLKQLDELFSPQGYYNEGPYYQRFALLPFITFAQAINNNQPHRDIFKHRDEVLLKAIDTTIQLSYNGLFFPINDAIKSKGIETIELVHGVTLAYSLTGDTGYLDIAQKQGQIVLTGAGLKVAQALEANSATHYQFKSVAFGDGADGKQGALVVMRNADANHPGANNGSAVLFKPAAQGLGHGHFDKLTWQFYHKGAEIVSDYGAARFLNVEAKYGGRYLPENTSYAKQTVAHNTLVVDETSHFNGELAKANRHHPTLELFATNHSGSVVSAQIDSAYAGVNLERTMALLEITGQANPLVLDIFNVSSDSPRQLDLPVHYLGQLISSNFKRHANTTQLSPLGNANGYQHLWLKAQGKPYKGLAKVTLLNDNGSFYTLSTLTKGDEQFLFTQIGANDPDFNLRNEQAVIRRVEGAKQHTFVSVFEPHGDYNPSKEYTLNASSQLSAIEYETRGDLLLVQLVLNGTSYLIAIDKLKRAEGVETAFKFKNQSYSLSGPLAVYLMTNDLE, from the coding sequence ATGAACAAATCGCTACGTGCATGGGTTTTACTCTGTCTCGCTGGCTGTGTTTACACGGTGAATGTACAGGCTCAACACCCAAATCTGGTGATCACCAGCGAAGATGTGCGCGCAATGCGAGAGGCTGTAACCCAATCAGGCGGTTTCGCTGAAGCTTTTCAGGAACTCGTCAGCCAGGTTGAAGGCCTGATGTCTCAACCAATCCAGGTGCCCACGCCACAAGATGGCGGTGGCGGTTACAGCCACGAACGGCATAAGAAAAACTATCAACTGATGTACAACGCGGCGGTGTTGTATCAATTAACCGAAAACACAGCATATGCGAAGTTTGTTGCTGATATGCTGCTTCAATACGCCGCAATGTATCCCGATTTGCCGCTGCACCCCAAGCGTAAGATGAATTTTCAAAATCCCGGAAAGTTGTATTGGCAAAGCCTCAATGAAGCGATGTGGTTGGTATATACCATTCAGGCTTATGACATGATTGCAGCAAGCCTTGAACCAGCTGATAAAGCATCAATCATACAAAAGTTATTGCGCCCGATGGCTTTGTTTTTGTCAGAAGGACAACCTTCCACATTTGATAAAGTGCATAACCATGGCACCTGGGCAACGGCTGCTGTAGGCATGACAGGTTATGTTTTAGGTGAGGCAGAGTGGGTAGAAAAAGCATTATATGGCCTGGACAAATCTGGAAAGTCCGGTTTTTTAAAACAGCTGGATGAATTGTTTTCACCTCAGGGTTACTACAATGAAGGACCTTATTATCAGCGCTTTGCGTTGTTGCCTTTTATCACTTTTGCTCAAGCAATCAACAATAACCAACCTCATCGGGATATTTTTAAGCATCGCGATGAGGTGTTACTCAAAGCTATAGATACCACGATTCAGCTCAGTTACAACGGTTTGTTCTTTCCAATCAACGATGCCATCAAGTCCAAAGGGATAGAGACGATTGAACTGGTGCACGGAGTGACACTGGCTTACAGTTTGACAGGCGATACCGGTTATTTGGATATTGCGCAAAAACAGGGGCAAATTGTGCTCACCGGAGCTGGCTTAAAAGTGGCTCAAGCACTGGAAGCAAATTCAGCGACCCATTATCAATTCAAATCTGTAGCCTTTGGTGACGGCGCTGATGGAAAGCAAGGTGCACTGGTGGTGATGAGAAATGCTGACGCCAATCATCCAGGCGCAAACAATGGCAGTGCTGTTTTGTTTAAACCCGCTGCCCAAGGTTTAGGGCACGGTCACTTTGATAAACTTACCTGGCAGTTTTACCACAAAGGCGCTGAGATAGTATCTGATTATGGTGCAGCGCGTTTTTTGAATGTGGAAGCTAAATATGGCGGACGTTATTTGCCTGAAAATACCAGCTACGCCAAACAGACAGTAGCCCATAATACGCTAGTGGTGGATGAGACCAGCCACTTCAACGGTGAGTTGGCTAAGGCCAATCGTCATCATCCCACTCTGGAGTTATTTGCAACAAATCATTCTGGTTCGGTGGTCAGTGCTCAAATCGATAGTGCTTATGCCGGGGTGAATTTAGAACGCACTATGGCGTTGTTGGAAATTACCGGACAAGCCAACCCTTTGGTGCTGGATATCTTCAATGTGAGCAGTGACAGCCCACGTCAGTTAGATCTGCCTGTGCACTATCTCGGGCAATTGATCAGCAGCAACTTTAAACGCCATGCCAATACCACTCAGTTATCGCCCTTAGGCAACGCTAACGGCTATCAGCATTTGTGGCTCAAAGCCCAAGGTAAGCCATACAAAGGCCTGGCCAAGGTCACCTTGCTTAATGACAACGGCAGCTTTTATACCCTGAGTACCTTAACAAAAGGTGATGAGCAGTTCTTATTCACCCAAATCGGTGCTAATGACCCGGACTTTAACCTGCGCAACGAGCAGGCCGTAATTCGCCGTGTTGAGGGGGCTAAACAGCATACTTTTGTTTCGGTTTTCGAGCCCCATGGGGATTATAACCCAAGCAAAGAATACACCCTGAATGCCAGTAGCCAACTCTCTGCAATCGAATATGAGACAAGAGGTGACTTACTTCTTGTGCAACTTGTTCTCAATGGCACTAGCTACCTGATAGCGATAGATAAGCTCAAGCGAGCAGAAGGTGTCGAAACCGCATTTAAATTTAAAAATCAATCCTATTCACTCAGTGGCCCCCTGGCGGTCTATCTGATGACTAATGACCTGGAGTAA
- a CDS encoding cupin domain-containing protein: MQKQSEHFLFAHETEIEGLGGGLKRQMLGYNQEVMVVKVWFDKGAEGYVHKHRHSQVTYVESGEFHFSIDGEVKVLKPGDSCMIPPYAEHGAVCPTGGVLIDTFSPAREDFLEA; the protein is encoded by the coding sequence ATGCAAAAGCAAAGTGAGCATTTCCTGTTTGCACATGAGACCGAAATTGAAGGCTTAGGAGGCGGCCTGAAGCGGCAAATGTTGGGCTACAATCAAGAAGTGATGGTAGTGAAAGTCTGGTTTGATAAAGGCGCTGAAGGCTACGTGCACAAACATCGTCACTCCCAGGTTACCTATGTTGAATCAGGGGAGTTTCACTTCAGCATTGACGGTGAGGTGAAAGTGCTTAAACCCGGTGATAGCTGCATGATCCCGCCTTATGCTGAACACGGTGCGGTGTGTCCTACCGGTGGTGTTTTGATAGACACCTTTAGCCCGGCTCGGGAAGACTTTTTGGAGGCATAA
- a CDS encoding ligand-binding sensor domain-containing protein gives MIDFSFQVTSALPIFNRRFFCKFQVFMLFLLSTLPCSIHASTEAVFTSIERLSVAEGLPAASVYSLMTDQKGFLWLGTPKGLVRYDGARFNTFSAESSSDFTIASTDSSNAFIDSEGRFWLGSWGKGIALYDRNMQALAMFKSNDSSNTIGSDKIQTIFEDSQGRIWIGSYSGGLALYNEEKQNFRSFKHQSDNPQSISHDRVWSITEDAEGYIWAGTSDGLNKLIDLEKGDFQRFFHDPEQADSLNNSLIRKLYTDRRGRMWVGTEIGFGEFNTETSQFTSFEPADKPIHAGITALQEDANGDIWVGAQKGLYLFSAKEQRFLPLTSLGNFAILSQDDLRAIRFDNNGVLWVATRYGGLAKIQFKPSLFRATTQYINRQGVASNLPRVLSLYIDSTQRTWVGAQDGLYLQNSKGGTPTPFQPANMQDITGVWDITENRDGRLWLATEDGLFNIAKNRKEIERYHGLPNLNSPGVSQVYFDNEGAMWLALKLEGVVKIHNGNIIHFRHNPDDPTSLSYDAATKIFQDRQERIWIGTNGGGLNQYVPFKERFIRYENRGQNDSELSNNNINDIYQTRDNQIWIATEAGLNRLDEQSSSFIHYDTEDGLTNGNIRAMVEDHNGNIWLSSDFGLHEFRRKEEYFVNYSHSSDLHSLEFSSSSSVAVDKAHFIFGGRGGYTSVDLTQISAKQTPPQIHITQLWIDRKPQKAQLPGENDILNLPATTKEIRIDFATLDLVTPSNNRYQYRLLGLDDDWSAPVFEPSVRYTGLRPGEYQFQVKGANSVGVWSLKPATVTITLVPPIWQRHWFQILIIVTIFSLILLGVKLRTRALKRERAQLEELVRQRSDELIAAQKQIIESEKHNALSSLVAGVAHEINTPLGISITAASTLQDNSTGLAMLLLEGKISKAELRQHIEQISESASLIQNNLEKAGQLVRSFKEVAVDQVSDQRRKFELHAYIEEIILSIKAQLKAKNIELQFTCPNELWLDNYPGTIAQILTNLLMNALIHAFEERLDGRIEILVTEQADKLRIEVRDNGCGIEEDKLKRIFDPFYTTARNKGSKGLGLHVIQNLIDVRLKGHIYCESKYGRGTCFVLAFKRNPD, from the coding sequence ATGATAGACTTTAGCTTCCAGGTGACATCTGCTTTGCCCATTTTCAATCGCCGTTTTTTCTGTAAATTTCAAGTATTTATGCTGTTTTTGTTGAGTACGCTGCCCTGCTCAATCCATGCCTCCACTGAAGCGGTATTTACTTCTATTGAGCGATTATCGGTTGCAGAAGGTTTACCAGCAGCCAGTGTTTACTCCTTGATGACCGACCAGAAAGGTTTTTTGTGGCTTGGTACTCCAAAAGGCCTGGTGCGTTATGATGGCGCCAGATTTAATACCTTCAGCGCCGAAAGTAGCAGCGATTTTACCATTGCCAGTACTGACTCCAGCAACGCCTTTATCGATAGCGAGGGGCGTTTTTGGCTGGGTAGTTGGGGCAAGGGTATCGCCCTGTATGACAGAAACATGCAAGCATTGGCAATGTTCAAAAGCAATGACAGCAGCAACACGATTGGCTCGGATAAAATACAGACGATATTCGAAGACTCACAAGGGCGCATCTGGATAGGAAGTTACAGTGGTGGTTTGGCCCTTTACAACGAAGAGAAGCAGAATTTTCGCAGTTTTAAACACCAAAGTGACAATCCACAGAGTATCAGTCATGACCGTGTCTGGTCTATCACAGAGGATGCTGAAGGTTATATCTGGGCCGGCACCAGTGACGGCTTAAATAAACTCATCGATCTCGAAAAAGGCGACTTTCAACGCTTCTTCCATGATCCTGAACAGGCTGATAGCCTGAACAACTCCTTGATCAGAAAGCTGTATACCGATCGCAGGGGACGCATGTGGGTAGGGACAGAGATAGGTTTCGGCGAATTCAACACCGAAACGTCGCAATTTACTTCCTTCGAACCCGCTGACAAACCCATCCACGCGGGGATCACCGCGCTTCAAGAAGATGCCAATGGCGATATTTGGGTAGGCGCACAGAAAGGCTTGTATCTCTTTTCTGCGAAAGAACAGCGATTTTTACCTCTCACTTCGCTGGGAAATTTCGCTATCTTAAGCCAGGACGACCTGCGTGCTATTCGATTTGATAACAATGGCGTTTTATGGGTTGCCACTCGATATGGCGGCTTGGCTAAGATTCAATTCAAGCCAAGCTTATTCAGAGCCACGACTCAATATATCAATAGACAAGGTGTGGCCAGCAATCTGCCACGGGTGTTAAGCCTATATATTGATAGTACTCAGCGAACCTGGGTAGGTGCCCAAGATGGGCTTTATCTGCAAAATAGCAAGGGAGGCACACCTACCCCCTTCCAACCCGCCAATATGCAAGATATTACGGGTGTTTGGGATATCACTGAAAACCGGGATGGGCGGCTCTGGCTAGCCACAGAAGATGGTTTGTTTAACATTGCCAAAAATCGCAAAGAAATCGAACGCTACCACGGATTACCTAATCTCAATTCACCGGGCGTATCACAGGTATACTTTGATAATGAAGGCGCAATGTGGCTGGCGCTAAAACTAGAGGGAGTGGTAAAAATACACAATGGTAATATTATTCACTTCCGACACAACCCAGACGATCCCACATCTTTGAGCTATGATGCCGCCACTAAAATATTCCAGGACAGACAAGAGCGCATCTGGATTGGCACTAATGGCGGGGGCTTAAACCAATATGTACCATTTAAAGAAAGGTTTATTCGCTATGAAAACCGTGGTCAAAACGATTCAGAACTATCTAACAACAATATCAACGATATTTACCAAACCCGAGATAACCAGATTTGGATAGCCACTGAAGCGGGTTTAAATCGTCTCGATGAACAAAGCTCCAGCTTTATCCATTATGATACCGAAGACGGCCTGACCAATGGAAATATCCGCGCCATGGTGGAGGATCACAATGGCAATATCTGGTTGAGTTCGGATTTTGGCCTGCACGAGTTTCGTCGAAAGGAAGAGTATTTTGTTAACTACTCCCATAGCAGCGATTTACACAGCCTTGAATTCAGTAGTAGCAGCAGTGTGGCTGTCGACAAAGCTCATTTTATTTTTGGTGGTCGAGGAGGTTATACCAGCGTCGACCTCACTCAAATCAGCGCAAAACAAACCCCTCCGCAAATCCACATTACGCAACTATGGATTGATCGAAAACCTCAAAAAGCGCAATTGCCCGGGGAAAATGACATACTCAATTTACCGGCAACTACCAAAGAAATTCGTATTGATTTCGCCACGCTGGACTTGGTAACTCCCAGTAATAACCGTTACCAGTATCGCTTATTGGGGTTAGACGATGACTGGTCAGCACCGGTATTTGAACCTTCGGTACGCTATACGGGCTTGCGACCGGGCGAGTACCAATTTCAGGTAAAGGGCGCCAATAGCGTCGGTGTATGGAGTTTAAAACCAGCCACCGTAACCATTACGCTTGTACCGCCAATTTGGCAAAGACATTGGTTCCAAATTCTTATTATCGTCACAATATTTAGTCTGATTCTGTTGGGAGTAAAACTGCGAACGCGAGCGTTAAAGCGAGAGCGAGCGCAATTAGAAGAATTAGTACGGCAACGCAGTGATGAGCTAATAGCTGCACAGAAGCAAATCATCGAATCGGAAAAACACAACGCTCTTTCCAGCCTGGTTGCTGGAGTAGCCCACGAAATCAATACACCATTGGGTATCAGTATTACCGCAGCATCGACACTGCAAGACAACAGTACAGGATTAGCGATGTTGTTGTTAGAGGGCAAAATAAGTAAAGCTGAATTGCGTCAACACATCGAACAAATCAGTGAAAGTGCAAGCTTGATTCAAAACAACCTGGAAAAAGCCGGACAACTGGTGCGTAGCTTCAAAGAGGTGGCGGTAGATCAGGTCTCCGACCAGCGGCGCAAATTTGAGCTACATGCCTATATAGAAGAAATTATTCTGAGTATCAAAGCACAACTCAAAGCGAAAAATATTGAACTACAGTTCACTTGTCCAAATGAGCTATGGCTGGACAATTATCCCGGCACCATCGCGCAAATTCTCACAAACTTACTCATGAACGCGCTAATTCACGCCTTCGAAGAACGGCTCGATGGGCGTATTGAGATATTGGTCACTGAACAGGCAGACAAGCTTCGCATTGAAGTGCGGGACAATGGCTGTGGTATTGAAGAAGATAAACTAAAACGCATCTTCGATCCCTTTTATACCACCGCCAGAAACAAAGGTTCAAAAGGGCTAGGCTTACACGTCATTCAAAATCTGATAGATGTGCGTCTCAAGGGACACATCTATTGCGAAAGTAAATATGGCCGGGGCACCTGCTTTGTCCTGGCGTTTAAACGCAATCCAGATTAA
- a CDS encoding NAD(P)-dependent oxidoreductase yields the protein MSKPVIGFIGLGLMGGNMVENLQNKGYPLIVMDLNKDAVAKCVARGAQSAASAEELAAGADIVMLCLTTSEIVEKVIYAENGILAGIKPGAVLVDFGTSIPASTRKIGADLAQKGVGMIDAPLGRTPAHAKDGLLNIMAAGDLDTFNKVKPVLEDQGENVFHLGALGAGHTTKLINNFMGMTTVCAMSQAFAVAQLSGVDKQQLFDIMSTGPSSSPFMQFCKNYAVDGVSDLGFSIANANKDLHYFLQMLSDLGTQSDIAQGSSGYLQAGVDAGMGRGNVPEIFDYFLKLEK from the coding sequence ATGTCTAAACCTGTTATTGGTTTTATCGGTCTTGGCCTTATGGGCGGCAACATGGTGGAAAATCTGCAAAACAAAGGATATCCACTGATTGTCATGGATCTGAACAAAGACGCGGTCGCAAAATGTGTTGCGCGAGGCGCACAAAGCGCCGCTTCGGCAGAAGAGCTGGCTGCGGGTGCCGATATTGTGATGTTGTGTTTGACCACTTCGGAAATCGTCGAAAAGGTCATTTACGCTGAAAATGGCATTTTGGCAGGCATTAAGCCCGGCGCAGTGTTAGTGGATTTTGGTACCTCCATTCCCGCATCCACACGTAAAATTGGGGCTGACCTGGCGCAGAAAGGTGTTGGTATGATTGATGCCCCACTGGGGCGCACCCCAGCGCACGCAAAGGATGGTTTGCTTAATATTATGGCGGCCGGTGACTTGGACACCTTTAACAAAGTTAAACCGGTACTGGAAGATCAGGGGGAGAATGTTTTCCATCTAGGGGCACTTGGTGCCGGGCATACCACAAAACTCATCAATAACTTTATGGGCATGACAACGGTTTGTGCTATGTCGCAGGCCTTTGCTGTGGCACAACTTTCGGGTGTTGATAAGCAACAGCTGTTCGACATCATGTCTACCGGGCCTTCCAGCTCTCCCTTTATGCAGTTTTGTAAAAACTACGCCGTGGACGGCGTCAGTGATTTGGGCTTCTCTATCGCCAACGCCAACAAAGATTTGCATTACTTTTTACAAATGCTTTCAGACTTGGGTACTCAATCGGATATCGCCCAAGGTAGTTCAGGCTATCTGCAGGCAGGCGTCGACGCTGGAATGGGCCGAGGTAATGTGCCTGAAATTTTCGATTACTTCCTGAAACTCGAAAAATAA
- a CDS encoding polysaccharide lyase 6 family protein has protein sequence MQLLKSKMLKWFWLLGFLTCSVAAKEYFVADQQAYQTVLPKLVAGDTVVLKNGVWRDFEILFEGQGTAFAPIKMQAETKGKVILSGQSNLKLAGKYLQVSGLVFKQGYTPTSAVIAFRRDKDNLAFHSRVTEVVIDNYNNPDKQESDHWVALYGQYNRFDHNHLVGKRNKGVTVAVRLNSADSQNNYHQIDHNYFGYRPVFGSNGGETLRIGTSHFSLTDSHTLVENNYFEQTNGEVEIISVKSGKNILRGNVFYEARGTLTLRHGNGNLVEDNIFIGNGVDHTGGIRVINKDQIIRNNYLEGLTGYRFGSGFTIMNGVPDSPINRYHQVENARVEHNSFINVQHLQLAAGSDAERRAVPINSQLTDNLVFNEAGVQPFTVFDDVSGIQITQNVANSAPVAAVAHGFEVRELAMQRLDNGLLYPLSEQIQSGVGRDLKVLKKSDVGVGWYPKTPAIIAFDSGKAIPVSATPEALMSAVVQAESGDTLLLEPGAYIVPKLITIDKTLTIKAKQAQQSILSFERSSLFEIRDGGNLKLDGLTLSGVHSPDAAGNTLLRSKKWGMVHNYRLQVLNCVIKQLNVNHSFDFFATGKGAFADEIILINNDFSDISGNILRLNSEIEDLGIYNAEYVTVQNNRFRNVAGAIAALYRGGTDESTFGPHFTFDNNQLKKVGFGKRNKQKASVFLHGVQVANITASRFEQSAPIVIEHTVGEPKSRIVGNEFITTDAPEITELRVSGPHTAVLEQNQIVQSSEESR, from the coding sequence ATGCAGTTGCTAAAAAGTAAGATGTTGAAGTGGTTTTGGTTGTTGGGTTTTCTGACCTGTTCAGTGGCCGCAAAAGAGTATTTTGTTGCGGACCAACAGGCCTATCAAACTGTGCTGCCAAAGCTGGTGGCAGGGGATACCGTGGTACTCAAAAACGGTGTTTGGCGAGATTTCGAAATCTTGTTTGAAGGTCAGGGCACTGCCTTTGCGCCCATTAAAATGCAAGCCGAAACTAAAGGCAAAGTGATATTGTCCGGGCAGTCCAATCTGAAATTAGCGGGTAAGTATTTACAGGTTTCTGGGCTGGTGTTCAAACAGGGGTACACACCTACCAGTGCAGTGATTGCCTTTCGACGCGATAAAGACAATCTGGCCTTTCATTCCCGGGTAACTGAAGTCGTTATTGATAATTACAATAACCCCGACAAGCAAGAGTCAGATCATTGGGTGGCCCTGTACGGTCAATACAACCGATTTGACCACAACCATCTGGTGGGTAAACGCAACAAAGGGGTAACCGTCGCCGTCAGGCTAAACAGTGCAGATAGCCAAAACAATTACCATCAAATTGATCACAACTATTTTGGCTATCGCCCGGTATTTGGCTCTAATGGTGGTGAGACATTGCGCATCGGCACCAGTCACTTCTCTTTGACAGATTCCCACACCTTGGTGGAAAACAATTACTTTGAGCAAACCAATGGCGAAGTAGAAATCATTTCGGTGAAATCGGGTAAAAATATCTTACGTGGCAATGTGTTCTACGAGGCGCGTGGCACGCTAACCTTGCGCCATGGCAACGGGAATCTGGTGGAAGACAATATTTTTATTGGCAACGGGGTGGATCACACCGGCGGCATCCGCGTTATCAATAAAGATCAGATCATTCGCAATAATTATCTAGAAGGGTTAACCGGTTATCGTTTTGGCAGTGGATTTACGATAATGAACGGTGTGCCTGACTCGCCCATCAATCGCTACCATCAGGTAGAGAATGCCCGGGTGGAACACAACAGTTTTATCAATGTTCAACACCTACAACTGGCGGCTGGAAGTGATGCTGAACGCAGGGCGGTACCGATCAACAGTCAATTGACTGATAACCTGGTGTTTAATGAGGCTGGCGTTCAACCTTTTACCGTATTTGATGATGTCAGCGGAATTCAGATAACCCAAAACGTTGCCAATAGTGCTCCTGTTGCTGCTGTAGCTCATGGTTTTGAGGTGCGAGAATTAGCCATGCAACGGCTAGACAATGGCCTGCTGTATCCGCTGTCCGAGCAAATTCAATCAGGTGTTGGTCGAGATCTTAAGGTTTTGAAAAAGTCAGACGTGGGCGTGGGCTGGTATCCTAAAACACCAGCTATCATTGCCTTTGATTCCGGTAAGGCAATTCCGGTCAGCGCCACTCCTGAAGCGTTAATGTCTGCGGTTGTACAAGCTGAATCGGGTGATACTCTGCTGCTGGAACCCGGTGCGTACATCGTGCCTAAATTGATCACCATTGATAAAACCCTGACCATCAAAGCCAAACAAGCCCAACAAAGTATTCTCTCATTCGAGCGCAGTAGCTTGTTTGAGATCCGGGATGGCGGCAATTTAAAGCTGGACGGTCTGACGTTATCCGGTGTGCACAGTCCAGATGCGGCGGGTAATACACTGCTGCGCAGCAAAAAATGGGGCATGGTGCACAATTATCGTTTGCAGGTGCTCAATTGTGTGATTAAGCAGTTAAACGTCAATCATAGCTTTGATTTTTTTGCCACGGGCAAGGGCGCCTTCGCCGATGAAATCATTCTGATCAACAACGACTTTAGTGACATCAGTGGCAACATTTTGCGTCTTAATAGTGAAATTGAAGATCTGGGTATCTACAACGCTGAATATGTCACGGTGCAAAACAATCGCTTTAGAAATGTGGCCGGAGCAATCGCGGCACTTTATCGGGGGGGCACCGATGAAAGCACATTCGGTCCACATTTCACCTTTGACAATAACCAGCTGAAAAAGGTGGGCTTTGGTAAACGCAATAAACAAAAAGCCAGTGTGTTTTTGCACGGTGTACAGGTGGCCAATATTACCGCTTCGCGCTTTGAGCAGTCTGCCCCGATTGTTATCGAGCACACCGTTGGTGAACCGAAATCCCGCATCGTTGGCAATGAGTTTATTACTACTGATGCACCTGAAATAACTGAGCTACGGGTGTCTGGGCCACACACTGCTGTGTTGGAACAGAATCAGATTGTTCAGTCTTCTGAGGAGAGCCGCTAA
- a CDS encoding DUF1653 domain-containing protein has product MTSLLPGLYRHYKGHDYQVIDTATHSEDETLYVVYRPLYGEQKLWIRPYSMFIETVEVEGKTIPRFAYVGPMEEQQ; this is encoded by the coding sequence ATGACATCACTATTACCCGGATTGTACCGGCACTATAAAGGTCACGATTATCAAGTGATTGACACCGCCACTCATTCAGAAGATGAAACCCTGTATGTGGTTTATCGTCCCTTGTATGGTGAGCAGAAGCTCTGGATAAGACCTTATTCAATGTTTATTGAAACGGTTGAGGTAGAGGGGAAAACCATACCGCGTTTCGCCTATGTCGGCCCTATGGAGGAGCAGCAATAA